The following coding sequences are from one Acipenser ruthenus chromosome 7, fAciRut3.2 maternal haplotype, whole genome shotgun sequence window:
- the LOC117415872 gene encoding serine/threonine-protein phosphatase 6 regulatory subunit 2-like isoform X8: MFWKFDLHTTSHVDKLLDKEDVTLRELMDEDDILQECKAQNSRLLLFLSQDQCMEDLVTLITQEPPTDIDEKIRFKYPNIACELLTSDVNHINDKLGGDESLLEILYRFLEQEPPLNPLLASFFSKTIGNLIARKTEQVISFLRKKDGFISLVLKHIDTSAMMDLLLRLISCVEPAPLRQEVLNWLNEEKLIQRLVDLIHTGQDEEKQSNASQTLCDIIRLSRDQATQMQDTTEPDPLLTVIESQDTVEQLLKNMFKEDKSENCLVNGTQVLLTLLEPRRPGVEGLMDLCSQGYERSYTVNSSILLGIEPHLKDFQQLLLNPPKKSAILTTIGVLEEPLGNARLHVSRLIASLLQTSTASINQELCRLDTMDLLLDLFFKYTWNNFLHFQVELCIAAILTHSANEEKTAGSPANKAEDEQSENPNPENPTDSSSENILVTHLFQKCCLVQRILDAWEANDKIQAEGGMRRGNMGHLTRIANTVVQNMEKGPVQAQISDLIKELPEDCQGRWESFVEETLTETNRRNTVDLVSTHNLHSSSEDDDMESPFHNEISLQQAFSDYQIQQMTSNFVDQFGFNDEEFAEQTDNVNATFDRIAEINFTLDADDDSPNAAVFEACCKERIQQFDDNEDEEDIWEEKEISYATQVKSRTRFGVSNTSESSSKSDVENGEQDGSIDSEEEQEPEPEPEPQPQTQTQAQPEPVPQPDPEPGEPAEPAAKTETSGNRNRQAESKQADSPKSPVWTATFENTVNSKPPLPCAAVDVGSSVWDSAAAVACDTTITEGKGWAKFTDFQPFCWFLF; encoded by the exons GTATCCTAACATCGCCTGTGAGCTGCTGACATCTGATGTGAACCATATCAATGATAAACTTGGAGGGGACGAGTCTTTGCTCGAAATACTATACAGATTCCTAGAACAGGAGCCACCCCTGAATCCTCTGCTCGCCAGTTTCTTCAGCAAAACTATTGGAAACCTCATAGCTAGAAAAACAGAACAG GTTATTAGCTTTTTGAGGAAGAAAGATGGTTTCATCAGCCTAGTCCTGAAACACATTGACACTTCAGCCATGATGGATCTACTGCTTCGTCTCATCAGCTGTGTGGAGCCTGCCCCTTTACGACAAGAGGTCTTAAAT TGGCTGAATGAAGAGAAGTTGATTCAGCGACTTGTAGATCTTATTCACACAGGTCAAGATGAAGAG aaACAGTCCAATGCTTCCCAGACTCTGTGTGATATAATCAGACTGAGCAGAGACCAGGCAACCCAGATGCAAGATACTACAGAACCTGACCCACTGCTTACTGTAATAGAATC GCAGGATACTGTCGAACAGCTTTTGAAGAATATGTTCAAGGAAGACAAGAGTGAGAACTGCTTAGTAAACGGAACTCAAGTGCTACTTACATTACTAGAACCCAGAAGGCCAGG GGTGGAAGGGCTGATGGATTTGTGTTCTCAGGGATATGAAAGGTCTTACACTGTCAATAGCAGCATTTTACTTGGTATTGAACCTCATCTGAAGGATTTTCAGCAGCTTCTGCTCAATCCTCCTAAG aAAAGTGCAATACTGACTACAATAGGCGTACTCGAGGAGCCGCTGGGAAATGCTCGCCTTCACGTTTCCAGACTCATTGCCTCCTTGCTTCAGACCAGCACAGCCAGCATCAACCAGGAACTATGCAGGCTTGATACCATGGACCTTCTACTT gacttgttttttaaatacacctGGAATAACTTTTTGCACTTCCAAGTGGAGCTGTGTATAGCAGCTATCTTGACCCACTCGGCAAATGAAGAGAAGACAGCAGGGAGTCCAGCGAATAAAGCTGAGGATGAACAGAGCGAGAATCCAAACCCAGAGAACCCCACTGACAGCAGCTCTGAGAATATCCTTGTGACAcat CTTTTCCAGAAGTGCTGTTTGGTGCAGAGGATACTGGATGCCTGGGAAGCAAATGACAAAATACA GGCAGAAGGTGGGATGAGAAGAGGCAACATGGGGCATCTCACCAGAATAGCTAATACTGTGGTACAGAACATGGAGAAAGGACCTGTCCAGGCTCAAATTAGTGACCTCATCAAAg AGCTGCCCGAGGACTGTCAAGGACGGTGGGAAAGTTTTGTAGAGGAGACTCTAACTGAGACAAACAGAAGAAACACTGTTGATCTG GTGAGCACGCACAACCTACACTCTTCCAGTGAAGATGATGACATGGAAAGCCCATTCCATAATGAGATTTCGCTTCAGCAG GCATTTTCAGATTATCAGATCCAGCAGATGACGTCCAATTTTGTAGACCAGTTTGGATTTAACGACGAGGAATTCGCAGAACAAACCGACAACGTAAA tgCCACGTTTGACAGGATTGCAGAAATAAATTTCACATTAGATGCTGATGATGATAGT cCAAATGCAGCTGTATTTGAGGCATGCTGTAAGGAGCGGATACAGCAGTTTGATGACAATGAGGATGAAGAGGACATCTGGGAAGAGAAAGAGATCAGCTATGCAACACAAGTCAAATCGAGAACA AGGTTTGGTGTTTCAAATACCTCTGAAAGCTCCTCTAAGAGTGATGTGGAAAACGGAGAGCAGGATGGGAGCATCGATTCAGAGGAGGAACaggagccagagccagagccagagccccagccacagacacagacacaggcacagcCAGAGCCAGTGCCACAGCCAGACCCAGAGCCTGGAGAGCCAGCAGAGCCAGCAGCCAAGACAGAAACCAGTGGAAACCGGAATCGCCAGGCTGAGAGCAAACAAGCAGATTCTCCCAAAA GCCCTGTATGGACAGCTACCTTTGAGAACACAGTGAACTCTAAGCCTCCCCTTCCATGCGCAGCTGTGGATGTGGGCTCCAGTGTCTGGGattcagcagcagcagtagcatgCGATACCACTATAACCGAGGGAAAAGGATGGGCAAAGTTTACAGACTTTCAGCCTTTCTGTTG gtttttattttaa
- the LOC117415872 gene encoding serine/threonine-protein phosphatase 6 regulatory subunit 2-like isoform X3, whose protein sequence is MFWKFDLHTTSHVDKLLDKEDVTLRELMDEDDILQECKAQNSRLLLFLSQDQCMEDLVTLITQEPPTDIDEKIRFKYPNIACELLTSDVNHINDKLGGDESLLEILYRFLEQEPPLNPLLASFFSKTIGNLIARKTEQVISFLRKKDGFISLVLKHIDTSAMMDLLLRLISCVEPAPLRQEVLNWLNEEKLIQRLVDLIHTGQDEEKQSNASQTLCDIIRLSRDQATQMQDTTEPDPLLTVIESQDTVEQLLKNMFKEDKSENCLVNGTQVLLTLLEPRRPGVEGLMDLCSQGYERSYTVNSSILLGIEPHLKDFQQLLLNPPKKSAILTTIGVLEEPLGNARLHVSRLIASLLQTSTASINQELCRLDTMDLLLDLFFKYTWNNFLHFQVELCIAAILTHSANEEKTAGSPANKAEDEQSENPNPENPTDSSSENILVTHLFQKCCLVQRILDAWEANDKIQAEGGMRRGNMGHLTRIANTVVQNMEKGPVQAQISDLIKELPEDCQGRWESFVEETLTETNRRNTVDLVSTHNLHSSSEDDDMESPFHNEISLQQAFSDYQIQQMTSNFVDQFGFNDEEFAEQTDNVNATFDRIAEINFTLDADDDSPNAAVFEACCKERIQQFDDNEDEEDIWEEKEISYATQVKSRTRFGVSNTSESSSKSDVENGEQDGSIDSEEEQEPEPEPEPQPQTQTQAQPEPVPQPDPEPGEPAEPAAKTETSGNRNRQAESKQADSPKSPVWTATFENTVNSKPPLPCAAVDVGSSVWDSAAAVACDTTITEGKGWAKFTDFQPFCCSESVPRCSSPVDSDSNDSEGHPKQNQDKNLSGSSPCVWNVCVARKAPLVASDSSSSGGSDSEEEDDKTDIVTETIKTGSGHETVKLTMDAKNEKAVFTRIFRPSVRCSDADSMLIDKLTITDVPQKGCESPHRTEPSEDPLNSSATDSATIELIAKDRNREEAVPSEATLNGPA, encoded by the exons GTATCCTAACATCGCCTGTGAGCTGCTGACATCTGATGTGAACCATATCAATGATAAACTTGGAGGGGACGAGTCTTTGCTCGAAATACTATACAGATTCCTAGAACAGGAGCCACCCCTGAATCCTCTGCTCGCCAGTTTCTTCAGCAAAACTATTGGAAACCTCATAGCTAGAAAAACAGAACAG GTTATTAGCTTTTTGAGGAAGAAAGATGGTTTCATCAGCCTAGTCCTGAAACACATTGACACTTCAGCCATGATGGATCTACTGCTTCGTCTCATCAGCTGTGTGGAGCCTGCCCCTTTACGACAAGAGGTCTTAAAT TGGCTGAATGAAGAGAAGTTGATTCAGCGACTTGTAGATCTTATTCACACAGGTCAAGATGAAGAG aaACAGTCCAATGCTTCCCAGACTCTGTGTGATATAATCAGACTGAGCAGAGACCAGGCAACCCAGATGCAAGATACTACAGAACCTGACCCACTGCTTACTGTAATAGAATC GCAGGATACTGTCGAACAGCTTTTGAAGAATATGTTCAAGGAAGACAAGAGTGAGAACTGCTTAGTAAACGGAACTCAAGTGCTACTTACATTACTAGAACCCAGAAGGCCAGG GGTGGAAGGGCTGATGGATTTGTGTTCTCAGGGATATGAAAGGTCTTACACTGTCAATAGCAGCATTTTACTTGGTATTGAACCTCATCTGAAGGATTTTCAGCAGCTTCTGCTCAATCCTCCTAAG aAAAGTGCAATACTGACTACAATAGGCGTACTCGAGGAGCCGCTGGGAAATGCTCGCCTTCACGTTTCCAGACTCATTGCCTCCTTGCTTCAGACCAGCACAGCCAGCATCAACCAGGAACTATGCAGGCTTGATACCATGGACCTTCTACTT gacttgttttttaaatacacctGGAATAACTTTTTGCACTTCCAAGTGGAGCTGTGTATAGCAGCTATCTTGACCCACTCGGCAAATGAAGAGAAGACAGCAGGGAGTCCAGCGAATAAAGCTGAGGATGAACAGAGCGAGAATCCAAACCCAGAGAACCCCACTGACAGCAGCTCTGAGAATATCCTTGTGACAcat CTTTTCCAGAAGTGCTGTTTGGTGCAGAGGATACTGGATGCCTGGGAAGCAAATGACAAAATACA GGCAGAAGGTGGGATGAGAAGAGGCAACATGGGGCATCTCACCAGAATAGCTAATACTGTGGTACAGAACATGGAGAAAGGACCTGTCCAGGCTCAAATTAGTGACCTCATCAAAg AGCTGCCCGAGGACTGTCAAGGACGGTGGGAAAGTTTTGTAGAGGAGACTCTAACTGAGACAAACAGAAGAAACACTGTTGATCTG GTGAGCACGCACAACCTACACTCTTCCAGTGAAGATGATGACATGGAAAGCCCATTCCATAATGAGATTTCGCTTCAGCAG GCATTTTCAGATTATCAGATCCAGCAGATGACGTCCAATTTTGTAGACCAGTTTGGATTTAACGACGAGGAATTCGCAGAACAAACCGACAACGTAAA tgCCACGTTTGACAGGATTGCAGAAATAAATTTCACATTAGATGCTGATGATGATAGT cCAAATGCAGCTGTATTTGAGGCATGCTGTAAGGAGCGGATACAGCAGTTTGATGACAATGAGGATGAAGAGGACATCTGGGAAGAGAAAGAGATCAGCTATGCAACACAAGTCAAATCGAGAACA AGGTTTGGTGTTTCAAATACCTCTGAAAGCTCCTCTAAGAGTGATGTGGAAAACGGAGAGCAGGATGGGAGCATCGATTCAGAGGAGGAACaggagccagagccagagccagagccccagccacagacacagacacaggcacagcCAGAGCCAGTGCCACAGCCAGACCCAGAGCCTGGAGAGCCAGCAGAGCCAGCAGCCAAGACAGAAACCAGTGGAAACCGGAATCGCCAGGCTGAGAGCAAACAAGCAGATTCTCCCAAAA GCCCTGTATGGACAGCTACCTTTGAGAACACAGTGAACTCTAAGCCTCCCCTTCCATGCGCAGCTGTGGATGTGGGCTCCAGTGTCTGGGattcagcagcagcagtagcatgCGATACCACTATAACCGAGGGAAAAGGATGGGCAAAGTTTACAGACTTTCAGCCTTTCTGTTG CTCAGAGTCTGTCCCCAGATGTAGCTCCCCTGTTGACTCAGACAGTAATGATTCAGAAGGGCACCCCAAACAAAACCAGGACAAAAACT tgagtggctcctccccttgtGTCTGGAATGTTTGTGTGGCACGAAAGGCACCTTTGGTGGCATCTGACAGCAGCTCGTCTGGCGGGTCTGACAGTGAAGAGGAGGACGATAAAACAGACATAGTCACAGAAACCATAAAGACTGGCTCAGGGCATGAAACCGTCAAACTCACCATGGACGCCAAAAATGAGAAAGCAGTCTTCACAAG AATATTTAGGCCTTCAGTTAGATG CAGTGATGCAGATTCCATGCTTATAGACAAGCTCACTATAACGGATGTCCCTCAGAAGGGATGTGAATCTCCACACAGGACAGAGCCGTCAGAAGACCCTCTAAACTCCAGCGCTACAGACAGCGCAACAATAGAACTTATAGCAAAAGACAGAAA CAGAGAAGAGGCAGTGCCTTCTGAAGCAACTCTCAATGGCCCTGCTTGA
- the LOC117415872 gene encoding serine/threonine-protein phosphatase 6 regulatory subunit 2-like isoform X5 encodes MFWKFDLHTTSHVDKLLDKEDVTLRELMDEDDILQECKAQNSRLLLFLSQDQCMEDLVTLITQEPPTDIDEKIRFKYPNIACELLTSDVNHINDKLGGDESLLEILYRFLEQEPPLNPLLASFFSKTIGNLIARKTEQVISFLRKKDGFISLVLKHIDTSAMMDLLLRLISCVEPAPLRQEVLNWLNEEKLIQRLVDLIHTGQDEEKQSNASQTLCDIIRLSRDQATQMQDTTEPDPLLTVIESQDTVEQLLKNMFKEDKSENCLVNGTQVLLTLLEPRRPGVEGLMDLCSQGYERSYTVNSSILLGIEPHLKDFQQLLLNPPKKSAILTTIGVLEEPLGNARLHVSRLIASLLQTSTASINQELCRLDTMDLLLDLFFKYTWNNFLHFQVELCIAAILTHSANEEKTAGSPANKAEDEQSENPNPENPTDSSSENILVTHLFQKCCLVQRILDAWEANDKIQAEGGMRRGNMGHLTRIANTVVQNMEKGPVQAQISDLIKELPEDCQGRWESFVEETLTETNRRNTVDLVSTHNLHSSSEDDDMESPFHNEISLQQAFSDYQIQQMTSNFVDQFGFNDEEFAEQTDNVNATFDRIAEINFTLDADDDSPNAAVFEACCKERIQQFDDNEDEEDIWEEKEISYATQVKSRTRFGVSNTSESSSKSDVENGEQDGSIDSEEEQEPEPEPEPQPQTQTQAQPEPVPQPDPEPGEPAEPAAKTETSGNRNRQAESKQADSPKSPVWTATFENTVNSKPPLPCAAVDVGSSVWDSAAAVACDTTITEGKGWAKFTDFQPFCCSESVPRCSSPVDSDSNDSEGHPKQNQDKNLSGSSPCVWNVCVARKAPLVASDSSSSGGSDSEEEDDKTDIVTETIKTGSGHETVKLTMDAKNEKAVFTRGKDSYSSDADSMLIDKLTITDVPQKGCESPHRTEPSEDPLNSSATDSATIELIAKDRNREEAVPSEATLNGPA; translated from the exons GTATCCTAACATCGCCTGTGAGCTGCTGACATCTGATGTGAACCATATCAATGATAAACTTGGAGGGGACGAGTCTTTGCTCGAAATACTATACAGATTCCTAGAACAGGAGCCACCCCTGAATCCTCTGCTCGCCAGTTTCTTCAGCAAAACTATTGGAAACCTCATAGCTAGAAAAACAGAACAG GTTATTAGCTTTTTGAGGAAGAAAGATGGTTTCATCAGCCTAGTCCTGAAACACATTGACACTTCAGCCATGATGGATCTACTGCTTCGTCTCATCAGCTGTGTGGAGCCTGCCCCTTTACGACAAGAGGTCTTAAAT TGGCTGAATGAAGAGAAGTTGATTCAGCGACTTGTAGATCTTATTCACACAGGTCAAGATGAAGAG aaACAGTCCAATGCTTCCCAGACTCTGTGTGATATAATCAGACTGAGCAGAGACCAGGCAACCCAGATGCAAGATACTACAGAACCTGACCCACTGCTTACTGTAATAGAATC GCAGGATACTGTCGAACAGCTTTTGAAGAATATGTTCAAGGAAGACAAGAGTGAGAACTGCTTAGTAAACGGAACTCAAGTGCTACTTACATTACTAGAACCCAGAAGGCCAGG GGTGGAAGGGCTGATGGATTTGTGTTCTCAGGGATATGAAAGGTCTTACACTGTCAATAGCAGCATTTTACTTGGTATTGAACCTCATCTGAAGGATTTTCAGCAGCTTCTGCTCAATCCTCCTAAG aAAAGTGCAATACTGACTACAATAGGCGTACTCGAGGAGCCGCTGGGAAATGCTCGCCTTCACGTTTCCAGACTCATTGCCTCCTTGCTTCAGACCAGCACAGCCAGCATCAACCAGGAACTATGCAGGCTTGATACCATGGACCTTCTACTT gacttgttttttaaatacacctGGAATAACTTTTTGCACTTCCAAGTGGAGCTGTGTATAGCAGCTATCTTGACCCACTCGGCAAATGAAGAGAAGACAGCAGGGAGTCCAGCGAATAAAGCTGAGGATGAACAGAGCGAGAATCCAAACCCAGAGAACCCCACTGACAGCAGCTCTGAGAATATCCTTGTGACAcat CTTTTCCAGAAGTGCTGTTTGGTGCAGAGGATACTGGATGCCTGGGAAGCAAATGACAAAATACA GGCAGAAGGTGGGATGAGAAGAGGCAACATGGGGCATCTCACCAGAATAGCTAATACTGTGGTACAGAACATGGAGAAAGGACCTGTCCAGGCTCAAATTAGTGACCTCATCAAAg AGCTGCCCGAGGACTGTCAAGGACGGTGGGAAAGTTTTGTAGAGGAGACTCTAACTGAGACAAACAGAAGAAACACTGTTGATCTG GTGAGCACGCACAACCTACACTCTTCCAGTGAAGATGATGACATGGAAAGCCCATTCCATAATGAGATTTCGCTTCAGCAG GCATTTTCAGATTATCAGATCCAGCAGATGACGTCCAATTTTGTAGACCAGTTTGGATTTAACGACGAGGAATTCGCAGAACAAACCGACAACGTAAA tgCCACGTTTGACAGGATTGCAGAAATAAATTTCACATTAGATGCTGATGATGATAGT cCAAATGCAGCTGTATTTGAGGCATGCTGTAAGGAGCGGATACAGCAGTTTGATGACAATGAGGATGAAGAGGACATCTGGGAAGAGAAAGAGATCAGCTATGCAACACAAGTCAAATCGAGAACA AGGTTTGGTGTTTCAAATACCTCTGAAAGCTCCTCTAAGAGTGATGTGGAAAACGGAGAGCAGGATGGGAGCATCGATTCAGAGGAGGAACaggagccagagccagagccagagccccagccacagacacagacacaggcacagcCAGAGCCAGTGCCACAGCCAGACCCAGAGCCTGGAGAGCCAGCAGAGCCAGCAGCCAAGACAGAAACCAGTGGAAACCGGAATCGCCAGGCTGAGAGCAAACAAGCAGATTCTCCCAAAA GCCCTGTATGGACAGCTACCTTTGAGAACACAGTGAACTCTAAGCCTCCCCTTCCATGCGCAGCTGTGGATGTGGGCTCCAGTGTCTGGGattcagcagcagcagtagcatgCGATACCACTATAACCGAGGGAAAAGGATGGGCAAAGTTTACAGACTTTCAGCCTTTCTGTTG CTCAGAGTCTGTCCCCAGATGTAGCTCCCCTGTTGACTCAGACAGTAATGATTCAGAAGGGCACCCCAAACAAAACCAGGACAAAAACT tgagtggctcctccccttgtGTCTGGAATGTTTGTGTGGCACGAAAGGCACCTTTGGTGGCATCTGACAGCAGCTCGTCTGGCGGGTCTGACAGTGAAGAGGAGGACGATAAAACAGACATAGTCACAGAAACCATAAAGACTGGCTCAGGGCATGAAACCGTCAAACTCACCATGGACGCCAAAAATGAGAAAGCAGTCTTCACAAG AGGGAAGGACTCCTACAG CAGTGATGCAGATTCCATGCTTATAGACAAGCTCACTATAACGGATGTCCCTCAGAAGGGATGTGAATCTCCACACAGGACAGAGCCGTCAGAAGACCCTCTAAACTCCAGCGCTACAGACAGCGCAACAATAGAACTTATAGCAAAAGACAGAAA CAGAGAAGAGGCAGTGCCTTCTGAAGCAACTCTCAATGGCCCTGCTTGA
- the LOC117415872 gene encoding serine/threonine-protein phosphatase 6 regulatory subunit 2-like isoform X4: MFWKFDLHTTSHVDKLLDKEDVTLRELMDEDDILQECKAQNSRLLLFLSQDQCMEDLVTLITQEPPTDIDEKIRFKYPNIACELLTSDVNHINDKLGGDESLLEILYRFLEQEPPLNPLLASFFSKTIGNLIARKTEQVISFLRKKDGFISLVLKHIDTSAMMDLLLRLISCVEPAPLRQEVLNWLNEEKLIQRLVDLIHTGQDEEKQSNASQTLCDIIRLSRDQATQMQDTTEPDPLLTVIESQDTVEQLLKNMFKEDKSENCLVNGTQVLLTLLEPRRPGVEGLMDLCSQGYERSYTVNSSILLGIEPHLKDFQQLLLNPPKKSAILTTIGVLEEPLGNARLHVSRLIASLLQTSTASINQELCRLDTMDLLLDLFFKYTWNNFLHFQVELCIAAILTHSANEEKTAGSPANKAEDEQSENPNPENPTDSSSENILVTHLFQKCCLVQRILDAWEANDKIQAEGGMRRGNMGHLTRIANTVVQNMEKGPVQAQISDLIKELPEDCQGRWESFVEETLTETNRRNTVDLVSTHNLHSSSEDDDMESPFHNEISLQQAFSDYQIQQMTSNFVDQFGFNDEEFAEQTDNVNATFDRIAEINFTLDADDDSPNAAVFEACCKERIQQFDDNEDEEDIWEEKEISYATQVKSRTRFGVSNTSESSSKSDVENGEQDGSIDSEEEQEPEPEPEPQPQTQTQAQPEPVPQPDPEPGEPAEPAAKTETSGNRNRQAESKQADSPKSPVWTATFENTVNSKPPLPCAAVDVGSSVWDSAAAVACDTTITEGKGWAKFTDFQPFCCSESVPRCSSPVDSDSNDSEGHPKQNQDKNLSGSSPCVWNVCVARKAPLVASDSSSSGGSDSEEEDDKTDIVTETIKTGSGHETVKLTMDAKNEKAVFTRIFRPSVRCDADSMLIDKLTITDVPQKGCESPHRTEPSEDPLNSSATDSATIELIAKDRNREEAVPSEATLNGPA; the protein is encoded by the exons GTATCCTAACATCGCCTGTGAGCTGCTGACATCTGATGTGAACCATATCAATGATAAACTTGGAGGGGACGAGTCTTTGCTCGAAATACTATACAGATTCCTAGAACAGGAGCCACCCCTGAATCCTCTGCTCGCCAGTTTCTTCAGCAAAACTATTGGAAACCTCATAGCTAGAAAAACAGAACAG GTTATTAGCTTTTTGAGGAAGAAAGATGGTTTCATCAGCCTAGTCCTGAAACACATTGACACTTCAGCCATGATGGATCTACTGCTTCGTCTCATCAGCTGTGTGGAGCCTGCCCCTTTACGACAAGAGGTCTTAAAT TGGCTGAATGAAGAGAAGTTGATTCAGCGACTTGTAGATCTTATTCACACAGGTCAAGATGAAGAG aaACAGTCCAATGCTTCCCAGACTCTGTGTGATATAATCAGACTGAGCAGAGACCAGGCAACCCAGATGCAAGATACTACAGAACCTGACCCACTGCTTACTGTAATAGAATC GCAGGATACTGTCGAACAGCTTTTGAAGAATATGTTCAAGGAAGACAAGAGTGAGAACTGCTTAGTAAACGGAACTCAAGTGCTACTTACATTACTAGAACCCAGAAGGCCAGG GGTGGAAGGGCTGATGGATTTGTGTTCTCAGGGATATGAAAGGTCTTACACTGTCAATAGCAGCATTTTACTTGGTATTGAACCTCATCTGAAGGATTTTCAGCAGCTTCTGCTCAATCCTCCTAAG aAAAGTGCAATACTGACTACAATAGGCGTACTCGAGGAGCCGCTGGGAAATGCTCGCCTTCACGTTTCCAGACTCATTGCCTCCTTGCTTCAGACCAGCACAGCCAGCATCAACCAGGAACTATGCAGGCTTGATACCATGGACCTTCTACTT gacttgttttttaaatacacctGGAATAACTTTTTGCACTTCCAAGTGGAGCTGTGTATAGCAGCTATCTTGACCCACTCGGCAAATGAAGAGAAGACAGCAGGGAGTCCAGCGAATAAAGCTGAGGATGAACAGAGCGAGAATCCAAACCCAGAGAACCCCACTGACAGCAGCTCTGAGAATATCCTTGTGACAcat CTTTTCCAGAAGTGCTGTTTGGTGCAGAGGATACTGGATGCCTGGGAAGCAAATGACAAAATACA GGCAGAAGGTGGGATGAGAAGAGGCAACATGGGGCATCTCACCAGAATAGCTAATACTGTGGTACAGAACATGGAGAAAGGACCTGTCCAGGCTCAAATTAGTGACCTCATCAAAg AGCTGCCCGAGGACTGTCAAGGACGGTGGGAAAGTTTTGTAGAGGAGACTCTAACTGAGACAAACAGAAGAAACACTGTTGATCTG GTGAGCACGCACAACCTACACTCTTCCAGTGAAGATGATGACATGGAAAGCCCATTCCATAATGAGATTTCGCTTCAGCAG GCATTTTCAGATTATCAGATCCAGCAGATGACGTCCAATTTTGTAGACCAGTTTGGATTTAACGACGAGGAATTCGCAGAACAAACCGACAACGTAAA tgCCACGTTTGACAGGATTGCAGAAATAAATTTCACATTAGATGCTGATGATGATAGT cCAAATGCAGCTGTATTTGAGGCATGCTGTAAGGAGCGGATACAGCAGTTTGATGACAATGAGGATGAAGAGGACATCTGGGAAGAGAAAGAGATCAGCTATGCAACACAAGTCAAATCGAGAACA AGGTTTGGTGTTTCAAATACCTCTGAAAGCTCCTCTAAGAGTGATGTGGAAAACGGAGAGCAGGATGGGAGCATCGATTCAGAGGAGGAACaggagccagagccagagccagagccccagccacagacacagacacaggcacagcCAGAGCCAGTGCCACAGCCAGACCCAGAGCCTGGAGAGCCAGCAGAGCCAGCAGCCAAGACAGAAACCAGTGGAAACCGGAATCGCCAGGCTGAGAGCAAACAAGCAGATTCTCCCAAAA GCCCTGTATGGACAGCTACCTTTGAGAACACAGTGAACTCTAAGCCTCCCCTTCCATGCGCAGCTGTGGATGTGGGCTCCAGTGTCTGGGattcagcagcagcagtagcatgCGATACCACTATAACCGAGGGAAAAGGATGGGCAAAGTTTACAGACTTTCAGCCTTTCTGTTG CTCAGAGTCTGTCCCCAGATGTAGCTCCCCTGTTGACTCAGACAGTAATGATTCAGAAGGGCACCCCAAACAAAACCAGGACAAAAACT tgagtggctcctccccttgtGTCTGGAATGTTTGTGTGGCACGAAAGGCACCTTTGGTGGCATCTGACAGCAGCTCGTCTGGCGGGTCTGACAGTGAAGAGGAGGACGATAAAACAGACATAGTCACAGAAACCATAAAGACTGGCTCAGGGCATGAAACCGTCAAACTCACCATGGACGCCAAAAATGAGAAAGCAGTCTTCACAAG AATATTTAGGCCTTCAGTTAGATG TGATGCAGATTCCATGCTTATAGACAAGCTCACTATAACGGATGTCCCTCAGAAGGGATGTGAATCTCCACACAGGACAGAGCCGTCAGAAGACCCTCTAAACTCCAGCGCTACAGACAGCGCAACAATAGAACTTATAGCAAAAGACAGAAA CAGAGAAGAGGCAGTGCCTTCTGAAGCAACTCTCAATGGCCCTGCTTGA